From the genome of Nitrospira lenta, one region includes:
- a CDS encoding glycosyltransferase family 4 protein has protein sequence MLERVLYVVNLDPSNKYGSLEEQIFLTSEAVAKQGGVFIPAFSAALPAKEEQRYRLAGLAATSLPLGRFNILTLRKLQQLIDQHRIDVVHWNLYHPINGYAAALRLTRPRLRHYLTDHNSRPTSFRRTRHALSSACKKLMLGSYSKVLAVSNYVLLELERQAIWCNLGRYHHFVNTSRFQPDAVIRSTMRCSQGVEKVFVVLVVAHLIQEKGVHVAIQALKDLPTNVALWIVGDGPERLSLEHTAESLGVRERITFCGLQAEVSPFMQAADCFVCPSLWEEAAGLVILEAMACGLPVIGSAVGGIPEFITQGQTGSLFPAGDHVALAAHICHLYSSGAQREEMRVRARALAVAQFSHESRVSDAVAIYNTTCLEVR, from the coding sequence ATGCTCGAACGCGTCCTATATGTGGTGAACCTCGACCCCTCAAATAAATATGGGTCGCTCGAAGAGCAGATCTTCCTTACAAGCGAAGCCGTTGCCAAACAGGGTGGGGTCTTTATCCCTGCTTTCTCAGCAGCACTGCCGGCAAAGGAAGAACAACGATACAGACTGGCAGGACTGGCAGCGACATCGTTGCCCCTCGGGCGATTCAACATCCTCACCCTTCGCAAACTACAGCAGTTGATCGATCAGCATCGTATTGATGTGGTCCATTGGAATCTCTACCATCCCATCAACGGATATGCGGCGGCCTTGCGTCTCACGCGACCCAGGTTACGGCACTATCTTACCGATCACAACTCCAGACCAACCTCTTTTCGTCGCACCCGGCATGCGCTCTCAAGCGCATGCAAGAAACTGATGCTTGGGAGCTACTCAAAAGTTCTTGCTGTCAGCAACTATGTCTTATTGGAATTAGAGCGACAAGCCATTTGGTGTAACCTTGGCAGATATCACCACTTCGTGAATACAAGCCGTTTCCAGCCCGACGCTGTCATACGTTCAACCATGCGATGTTCCCAAGGGGTTGAGAAAGTGTTTGTGGTCCTGGTCGTGGCGCACCTCATTCAGGAGAAAGGTGTACATGTTGCCATCCAGGCCCTCAAGGACCTTCCCACCAATGTCGCACTCTGGATTGTCGGAGACGGGCCGGAACGACTGTCGCTTGAACACACGGCCGAATCTCTAGGTGTCCGTGAGCGAATCACGTTCTGCGGTCTGCAAGCAGAAGTGAGTCCGTTCATGCAGGCTGCTGACTGCTTCGTTTGCCCATCCTTATGGGAAGAAGCAGCGGGCCTGGTTATCCTTGAAGCGATGGCTTGCGGTCTGCCAGTGATCGGGAGTGCTGTCGGAGGCATCCCTGAATTCATTACGCAAGGCCAAACTGGATCGCTTTTTCCAGCCGGAGATCATGTGGCCCTCGCAGCCCATATTTGCCACCTCTATTCATCAGGGGCACAGCGGGAAGAAATGCGGGTGAGAGCCAGGGCCCTGGCAGTCGCACAGTTTTCCCATGAGTCGCGGGTCTCCGATGCCGTCGCTATATACAACACAACATGCCTTGAGGTGCGGTGA
- a CDS encoding acyloxyacyl hydrolase: MTQRSYWIHILSLALPLLLTIHGLPSSAAASDEPASTPVGTHTIGFTAGPFFPLRVGPSQTSKLFGEAIMPSWMVTITEPIGTGWYQGQLALGAELAAIHTHSPITAYGVGLTPKIVYTSTAFGRVRPFIEGGGGPAWTDLGGRTPEQPGQFNFLVWGGAGGAYTFAPGWAVQAGYRVMHISNAGTRSPNSGLNFGLPFIGLTYQTF, from the coding sequence ATGACTCAACGATCTTATTGGATTCATATTCTTAGCCTTGCCCTGCCACTGCTCCTCACAATACACGGGCTGCCCTCCTCAGCCGCCGCATCCGATGAGCCCGCGTCAACGCCGGTCGGCACTCACACCATAGGGTTCACAGCCGGCCCCTTCTTTCCTCTACGCGTAGGACCCAGCCAAACGTCGAAGCTGTTCGGGGAAGCCATCATGCCTTCATGGATGGTGACCATTACGGAACCAATCGGTACGGGCTGGTACCAAGGCCAACTGGCTCTCGGCGCAGAACTCGCCGCCATCCATACGCATAGTCCGATAACAGCCTATGGCGTCGGGTTGACCCCGAAAATAGTCTACACCTCTACGGCATTTGGACGAGTGCGCCCGTTCATCGAAGGAGGCGGAGGACCGGCGTGGACGGATCTGGGCGGTCGGACTCCCGAGCAGCCCGGACAGTTTAATTTTCTCGTGTGGGGAGGCGCCGGAGGCGCGTACACGTTCGCGCCTGGCTGGGCCGTTCAAGCCGGGTATCGCGTCATGCACATCTCTAACGCAGGCACTCGCTCTCCCAATTCCGGACTGAATTTTGGACTTCCCTTTATCGGCCTGACCTATCAAACATTCTGA
- the ilvD gene encoding dihydroxy-acid dehydratase: MPKELKLKSHDLLVGPGRAPARAMLKAVGFTDEDLSKPIVGVANTWIEVMPCNFHLRRLSERVKAGIRAAGGTPIEYNTIAVSDGISMGTEGMKASLISREVIADSIELVARGHLFDAVVALSGCDKTIPGTVMALARLNVPSLMLYGGSIMPGHFQGHDVTIQDVFEAVGKHASGKMTNAELKDLEDHACPGPGACGGQFTANTMAIAFEFLGMSAMGRNGVPAMDEHKDDVAFESGKMVMELLKKDLRPKQIITRKSLENAIAAVATTGGSTNAVLHLLAVAREIGVKLTIDDFDKLNRKVPLLADLKPGGRFTAADLFAAGGTTLVAKRLLDAGILHPNQPTVSGRTIGEEAAGAKETSGQQVLRPLSNPIKPTGGLVILKGNLAPEGCVVKVAGHSIMKFQGPAKVFEREEDAFASVKAGKIKAGDVVVIRYEGPSGGPGMREMLGVTAAIVGAGLGDSVALLTDGRFSGATHGLMAGHVAPEAIKGGPIGAVKNGDTITFDIAKRRLDVALTDKEIKARLKKVKHPKPRYTTGVMGKYSRHVSSASEGAVTS; this comes from the coding sequence ATGCCGAAAGAGTTGAAACTGAAGAGTCACGATTTATTGGTAGGACCTGGCCGGGCGCCGGCGCGAGCCATGCTGAAAGCGGTCGGGTTTACCGATGAAGACCTGTCCAAGCCCATCGTCGGAGTCGCCAACACCTGGATCGAGGTCATGCCCTGCAATTTTCACCTCCGGCGGTTGTCGGAACGCGTGAAAGCCGGTATCCGCGCCGCTGGCGGGACGCCGATTGAATACAACACGATCGCCGTCTCCGACGGCATTTCGATGGGCACCGAAGGGATGAAGGCTTCGCTGATCAGCCGTGAGGTCATCGCCGATTCGATTGAGCTGGTGGCTCGCGGCCATCTGTTCGACGCGGTCGTCGCGCTGTCCGGTTGCGACAAGACCATCCCCGGCACCGTGATGGCGCTCGCCCGATTGAACGTCCCGTCATTGATGCTGTACGGCGGGTCGATCATGCCGGGCCATTTCCAAGGGCACGATGTGACGATTCAAGATGTGTTTGAGGCTGTCGGCAAACACGCATCGGGCAAGATGACGAACGCCGAGTTGAAAGACCTCGAAGATCACGCCTGCCCAGGCCCCGGCGCCTGCGGCGGCCAGTTTACCGCCAACACCATGGCCATCGCGTTTGAGTTCCTGGGCATGTCGGCCATGGGCCGCAACGGTGTGCCGGCCATGGATGAACACAAAGACGATGTCGCCTTCGAAAGCGGCAAAATGGTGATGGAGCTCCTCAAGAAGGATCTGCGTCCCAAACAGATCATCACGCGCAAGTCGCTGGAGAATGCCATCGCCGCCGTGGCGACGACCGGCGGATCGACCAATGCCGTGCTGCATTTGCTGGCGGTGGCCCGGGAGATAGGCGTGAAGTTGACCATCGACGACTTCGACAAGCTGAACCGGAAAGTTCCGCTCCTCGCGGATCTCAAGCCGGGCGGTCGATTCACCGCGGCAGACCTTTTTGCCGCCGGCGGGACCACGCTCGTCGCCAAGCGGTTGCTGGATGCGGGCATTTTGCATCCGAATCAGCCGACCGTGTCCGGCCGCACGATCGGCGAAGAAGCCGCAGGAGCCAAGGAAACGTCCGGGCAACAAGTACTCCGGCCGCTCTCGAACCCGATCAAGCCCACAGGCGGCCTGGTCATTCTGAAGGGTAATCTGGCACCGGAAGGCTGCGTGGTAAAAGTCGCCGGCCACTCGATCATGAAGTTCCAAGGCCCGGCTAAAGTATTTGAGCGGGAAGAGGATGCCTTCGCCTCAGTCAAAGCCGGAAAAATCAAAGCCGGTGATGTGGTCGTAATCCGCTATGAAGGTCCGTCAGGCGGACCGGGCATGCGCGAGATGCTAGGCGTGACGGCGGCCATCGTGGGAGCCGGACTCGGAGATTCCGTGGCCTTGCTCACCGACGGACGCTTCTCCGGCGCGACTCACGGCCTGATGGCCGGACACGTGGCGCCGGAAGCGATCAAGGGAGGCCCGATCGGCGCGGTAAAGAACGGCGATACGATTACGTTCGATATTGCCAAGCGGCGACTGGATGTGGCGCTCACGGACAAAGAAATCAAAGCGCGCCTCAAAAAAGTGAAACATCCCAAGCCCCGATACACGACGGGCGTCATGGGCAAATACTCGCGGCATGTGTCCTCAGCTTCGGAAGGAGCGGTGACCAGCTAG
- a CDS encoding MoaD/ThiS family protein: MQVQLSHPSRAIEIKGPKKAKDLLKELNLVVEAHLVIRGDELVTEDEMLYDQDQIEIRPVISGGSPRLASDR; encoded by the coding sequence ATGCAGGTACAACTGAGCCACCCGTCCAGAGCCATTGAAATCAAAGGTCCGAAAAAGGCCAAAGACCTCCTGAAAGAGCTCAACCTCGTCGTGGAGGCACACTTGGTCATTCGTGGCGATGAACTGGTGACCGAAGACGAGATGCTGTATGACCAGGACCAGATTGAAATCCGTCCGGTGATCTCCGGCGGTTCCCCGCGCCTCGCGAGCGATCGATGA
- a CDS encoding Spy/CpxP family protein refolding chaperone, which yields MQRSRAAIMTLTLATAVSLTLGTSGAWAEGYGKEGHAGGGHSAMGGHGMGGMMHSSTGHLIRHLLKHEKDIGLTADQVAKLKDIQLNLDKTRIKAEADIQIAERELKALTDDEKSDLGAVEAKLKQSEDMQVGLRMTSIKTKREVLGLLTAEQRAKEKAEHDKVMQEHKGAGSKHGNPHGGGAANPHGGANPHKGASTPSAPGNMSVQ from the coding sequence ATGCAACGATCTCGTGCAGCAATCATGACTCTCACTCTCGCCACCGCCGTAAGCCTGACGCTGGGCACATCCGGCGCCTGGGCCGAAGGGTACGGCAAGGAAGGACATGCCGGCGGCGGACATAGCGCCATGGGCGGACATGGCATGGGCGGCATGATGCATAGCAGCACCGGCCACTTGATCCGCCATCTCCTCAAACACGAAAAAGACATCGGCCTCACGGCGGACCAAGTCGCCAAGCTGAAGGACATCCAACTCAATCTGGACAAAACCAGAATCAAGGCGGAAGCGGATATCCAGATCGCGGAGCGCGAGCTGAAGGCGCTGACCGACGACGAAAAGTCCGATCTTGGCGCCGTCGAAGCCAAGCTGAAACAGAGCGAAGATATGCAGGTCGGCCTGCGAATGACGTCCATCAAGACCAAGCGCGAGGTCCTAGGCCTCTTGACCGCTGAACAACGCGCCAAGGAAAAAGCCGAACACGACAAAGTGATGCAGGAACACAAGGGCGCCGGCAGCAAACACGGCAATCCTCACGGCGGCGGGGCGGCAAATCCCCACGGCGGAGCCAATCCCCACAAAGGCGCCAGCACCCCGTCGGCTCCCGGCAACATGTCCGTGCAATAA
- a CDS encoding ATP-binding protein, whose product MNCTKCKTRAVIDLPRHNAAFCKDCFNYYVHDQVGRAIKSEKMFGKDDRILVAVSGGKDSLALWDVLLKMGYKADALYVNLGIGGYSEVSHAKVVKFSDTVAAPHGAVLHVHTVEQEAGAGIRELAMLIHRPTCSTCGTIKRYQFNRVALEQKYDVMATGHNLDDEAARLLGNVLRWQEEYLDKQSPNLPASLDGFAKKVKPLFRLSERELAAYSVLNRIDYIVEECPMSKGARTLLYKEVLNRLETESPGTKQAFYCGFLDKQRKPEASPTTMAEKDQAMLHPCTTCGQPTTAEICSYCKMMARAKVHSAS is encoded by the coding sequence ATGAATTGCACGAAATGCAAAACTAGAGCGGTCATCGATCTCCCGCGCCACAATGCCGCCTTCTGCAAAGATTGTTTCAACTACTATGTGCACGACCAGGTCGGCCGGGCCATCAAGTCCGAGAAGATGTTCGGGAAAGACGACCGCATCCTCGTGGCGGTGTCGGGCGGCAAAGACAGCTTGGCGCTTTGGGACGTCCTCCTCAAGATGGGCTACAAGGCCGACGCGCTCTACGTGAACCTCGGGATCGGCGGGTATTCGGAAGTGTCCCATGCCAAAGTGGTCAAATTTTCTGACACCGTGGCCGCCCCGCATGGCGCAGTCCTGCACGTCCACACCGTCGAACAGGAAGCCGGCGCCGGCATTCGCGAACTAGCGATGCTGATTCACCGGCCGACCTGTAGTACCTGTGGCACGATCAAGCGCTACCAGTTCAATCGCGTGGCGCTGGAACAGAAGTACGACGTGATGGCAACCGGCCACAATCTCGACGACGAAGCGGCGCGCCTCCTGGGCAACGTGCTCCGCTGGCAGGAAGAATATCTGGATAAGCAGTCGCCCAACTTGCCAGCTTCGCTCGACGGGTTCGCCAAGAAAGTAAAACCGCTCTTTCGCTTGTCCGAACGCGAATTGGCCGCCTATTCGGTGTTGAACCGGATCGACTACATCGTTGAGGAATGCCCGATGTCGAAAGGGGCTCGAACACTGCTCTATAAGGAAGTGTTGAATCGCCTTGAAACGGAATCACCCGGTACCAAACAGGCCTTTTATTGCGGCTTTCTCGATAAGCAGCGCAAGCCGGAAGCCTCCCCGACCACGATGGCCGAGAAAGACCAGGCCATGCTGCACCCCTGCACAACCTGCGGGCAACCGACCACCGCCGAAATCTGTTCCTACTGTAAGATGATGGCGCGAGCCAAAGTCCATTCTGCCTCATAA
- a CDS encoding PepSY domain-containing protein, translating to MKSLALIFTLAVGSVLTLGTPAWSDKKKGAEGEVATWAKDATVTIEQAVKTAVEKVPGTVVEAELENKHGQITWEVDVLGADGKMTEVCIDAVTGAVIGTEAKDKKDEMKKEGKKGK from the coding sequence ATGAAATCCCTCGCACTCATCTTCACACTCGCAGTGGGAAGCGTGCTGACTCTCGGGACTCCTGCCTGGAGTGATAAGAAGAAGGGCGCGGAAGGCGAGGTGGCCACCTGGGCGAAAGACGCCACGGTCACGATCGAACAGGCGGTGAAAACTGCCGTGGAGAAAGTGCCCGGCACGGTCGTCGAGGCGGAACTTGAAAACAAACACGGCCAAATTACCTGGGAAGTGGACGTGCTCGGTGCGGACGGCAAGATGACCGAAGTCTGCATCGACGCCGTGACCGGAGCCGTGATCGGTACGGAAGCCAAGGACAAGAAAGACGAAATGAAGAAAGAAGGGAAGAAAGGAAAGTAG
- a CDS encoding DnaJ C-terminal domain-containing protein, with protein sequence MANSGRDYYQVLGLPRTASADEIKKAYRRLARQFHPDMHSGAKKTEMEKKFKEMNEAHEVLSDPDKRKKYDQHGTQWEQAEAYERARQAAGAQNRGQAHSFSGEGFSDIFENLFGGRGRAAGQHEFSSSGEDLETEVDLSLREVLRGVTKRINLMEPVPCSTCRGSGAVKNRPCQACLGSGHRMESTSIEVKIPAGVQNGTRVRVPGKGQLGTNGGRRGDLYLHVTLMPNKIFRQQGTDLHANLPVWPWEAALGAEVMAPTLTDAVRVKIPAGSRAESKLRLKGKGLPTAAGGHGDLFLTLQIVLPSPLTEGEQKLYEQLSHLRTGDPRAELLAAAQHN encoded by the coding sequence ATGGCAAATTCTGGTCGCGACTACTATCAGGTTCTCGGCCTCCCGCGCACGGCTTCGGCCGATGAGATCAAGAAGGCCTATCGCCGTCTCGCCCGCCAGTTTCATCCCGATATGCACAGTGGCGCCAAGAAAACCGAGATGGAGAAGAAATTCAAGGAAATGAACGAGGCGCATGAGGTCCTCTCCGATCCAGACAAGCGCAAAAAATACGATCAACACGGCACCCAATGGGAACAGGCCGAAGCCTATGAGCGGGCCCGCCAAGCCGCTGGAGCCCAGAACCGTGGCCAGGCGCACTCGTTCAGCGGCGAGGGATTTTCCGATATCTTTGAGAATCTCTTCGGAGGCCGCGGACGAGCTGCCGGCCAGCACGAATTTTCGTCATCCGGTGAAGATCTGGAAACGGAAGTCGATCTATCCCTCCGGGAAGTCCTGCGCGGCGTCACCAAACGGATCAACCTCATGGAGCCGGTCCCCTGCTCCACCTGCCGCGGAAGCGGCGCAGTAAAAAACCGTCCCTGCCAAGCCTGTCTGGGATCTGGCCATCGGATGGAGTCCACTTCCATCGAAGTCAAAATTCCCGCCGGCGTCCAGAACGGAACCAGAGTCCGCGTGCCGGGGAAGGGCCAGCTAGGAACAAACGGCGGCCGGCGCGGTGATCTCTACTTGCACGTCACGCTCATGCCGAACAAGATCTTCCGCCAACAAGGCACCGACCTACATGCCAACCTGCCGGTCTGGCCCTGGGAAGCCGCGCTCGGCGCCGAAGTCATGGCGCCCACGTTGACGGACGCGGTCCGCGTGAAAATTCCCGCCGGCAGTCGCGCTGAAAGCAAGCTGCGATTGAAAGGGAAAGGACTCCCGACGGCGGCCGGAGGCCATGGCGACTTGTTCCTCACATTGCAGATCGTCTTGCCGTCCCCTTTGACGGAGGGGGAACAAAAGCTGTACGAACAACTGAGCCATTTGCGGACGGGCGATCCGCGCGCAGAACTATTGGCCGCCGCCCAACACAACTAG
- a CDS encoding 3-keto-disaccharide hydrolase: MLGNLIQRKSPTLLVFVVFPLSLLVAIALFTQSVLATESDFIGRWNLTLFEVDGYASAWLEIKPTASKNKSGQLVWIFGGAEPLEDVSITEGILSFSHQFMGKRLHFTARYAGNTLTGTATDHRSTIRWIGVRAPELRTPTALRQGAPLALFTGHTLSGWTLRNGSSPYCWHIEESVLFNDHSCADLRSNVNFMNFHLHLEFRLDDEGGSGVYLRGRYEVQITTDGNGQPGTRSTGAIFGHIAPTLSVGKQPGEWQTLEVTLIGREVAVRLNHHTVIANERIPGPTGAALDSNEDRPGPIMLQGDHGRVSFRNIVITPFLNEIP, encoded by the coding sequence ATGCTCGGAAACCTGATCCAGAGAAAGAGTCCAACCCTTCTGGTTTTTGTTGTCTTTCCCCTATCGCTCCTTGTAGCGATCGCCCTGTTCACTCAATCCGTTTTGGCTACAGAATCTGATTTCATCGGCCGCTGGAATCTCACCCTTTTCGAAGTGGATGGTTATGCTTCTGCCTGGCTAGAAATTAAGCCCACTGCAAGCAAGAACAAGAGCGGTCAGCTGGTATGGATCTTCGGCGGGGCTGAGCCCCTAGAGGATGTTTCGATCACAGAAGGCATTCTGTCCTTCTCTCATCAGTTCATGGGGAAACGGCTACACTTCACCGCCAGATATGCAGGAAACACGCTAACAGGAACGGCAACGGACCACCGTTCTACCATTCGATGGATTGGAGTACGTGCGCCGGAGTTGCGGACACCTACTGCGCTACGGCAAGGAGCGCCGTTGGCCCTTTTTACCGGCCACACACTCTCTGGTTGGACATTGCGTAACGGATCCTCACCCTATTGTTGGCATATCGAAGAGAGCGTCTTATTCAACGACCACTCCTGCGCCGATTTGAGATCGAACGTCAACTTCATGAATTTTCATCTCCATCTAGAGTTCCGGCTAGATGACGAAGGCGGGAGCGGAGTATACCTGCGAGGCCGATACGAGGTCCAAATCACCACCGATGGGAATGGGCAGCCTGGCACTCGCTCGACCGGCGCTATCTTTGGGCATATCGCGCCGACCCTGTCGGTCGGAAAGCAACCAGGTGAGTGGCAAACACTTGAGGTCACTCTCATCGGAAGAGAGGTGGCCGTACGGTTGAACCATCACACTGTGATCGCCAACGAACGCATTCCAGGACCCACGGGTGCCGCCCTCGACAGCAATGAAGACCGGCCCGGCCCCATCATGCTGCAGGGAGATCATGGTCGTGTATCTTTCCGCAATATCGTGATCACCCCATTTCTCAATGAAATCCCTTAG
- a CDS encoding MarC family protein, with translation MPLVEYALLAFSSLFVIVDPLATVPAFLAMTPRDTMQQRLRMARVACLVMVGVLAGFALIGQSLLNLLGITLPAVQVAGALVLLLVALDMLRAQRSPVIETAAETAEASAKDDIAITPLAIPMLAGPAAISTVILLDAQATGWAQRGILLACLAVVGLASYIILAIGAKGAIWLTPMAEKIMTRLMGLLLAALAVQFLFNGLKGAGGLLPQ, from the coding sequence ATGCCGCTTGTCGAATACGCCCTGCTGGCCTTTAGCTCTCTATTTGTCATCGTCGATCCGCTCGCAACCGTGCCGGCCTTTCTCGCCATGACTCCGCGCGATACGATGCAACAACGCCTGCGCATGGCCCGCGTCGCCTGCCTGGTGATGGTCGGAGTGCTGGCCGGATTTGCGCTGATCGGCCAATCGCTGCTGAACTTGCTGGGCATTACCCTCCCCGCCGTACAGGTCGCCGGGGCACTGGTGCTCCTCCTGGTGGCATTGGACATGCTCCGCGCTCAGCGTTCGCCGGTCATAGAAACGGCCGCAGAGACCGCGGAAGCCAGCGCAAAGGACGATATCGCCATCACTCCCCTAGCGATCCCTATGCTGGCGGGCCCTGCGGCTATTTCGACCGTCATCCTGCTGGACGCCCAAGCGACGGGATGGGCGCAGCGCGGCATCTTGCTGGCTTGCCTTGCGGTAGTCGGTCTGGCAAGCTACATTATCCTGGCGATCGGGGCGAAGGGAGCCATCTGGCTGACTCCGATGGCGGAAAAAATCATGACCCGGCTCATGGGGTTGCTGCTCGCTGCCCTCGCCGTGCAGTTCTTGTTTAACGGACTCAAGGGAGCAGGCGGGCTGTTACCGCAATAG
- a CDS encoding SGNH/GDSL hydrolase family protein, whose product MRARRIFLLICFSGLLLAVTAFASELALRASGHISTASIHAISNADFVRVPGMFEPSQSVEETPHPKLHYHATINSLGYRGPEFQRISPPHVIRILCLGDSGTFGQFVNDDETLSANLERMLRQEGNSVEVINGGVPGTTIVDQVEILKRSMSLAPDIVILTFSENDITDLEAEPSQFAALAENRRVKGRTGLKTVYELIRDTALFNYFLKVRATWNTYSAPHVSADVPSSSPEDSATRHEQLWATYAHHLETMLQTLSNRNIRLIFNGYPTHQRIGADTFTDDRSRIQLSRAESLAREMGIPTVSLLPSFRETGLTKEELYHLPYDGHANRMGYVIQATALLPALRESIQEARNNISPASQP is encoded by the coding sequence ATGCGCGCCAGACGAATATTCCTATTGATCTGCTTTTCAGGTCTCCTGCTCGCCGTCACGGCCTTTGCCTCTGAACTTGCATTGAGAGCCTCAGGCCACATCTCCACCGCCAGCATCCACGCCATCTCAAACGCTGACTTTGTACGGGTGCCGGGCATGTTCGAACCGAGCCAATCCGTGGAGGAGACCCCTCATCCCAAACTTCACTACCATGCGACAATCAACTCGCTCGGCTATCGAGGGCCTGAATTTCAACGAATCAGTCCTCCTCACGTTATTCGAATCCTCTGCCTCGGGGATTCCGGAACATTCGGCCAGTTTGTGAACGATGATGAAACGCTCTCCGCAAATCTGGAACGGATGCTACGACAAGAAGGGAATTCCGTCGAGGTCATCAATGGTGGAGTACCCGGCACAACTATTGTGGATCAAGTAGAGATACTCAAACGAAGCATGAGCCTTGCGCCGGACATCGTCATTCTCACATTCAGCGAAAATGATATTACCGACTTGGAAGCGGAGCCCTCTCAATTCGCAGCCCTTGCGGAAAACCGGAGGGTCAAGGGCCGGACAGGACTGAAAACCGTCTATGAACTCATTCGAGACACAGCCCTCTTCAATTACTTCTTAAAAGTCAGAGCGACCTGGAATACCTACTCGGCGCCCCATGTATCCGCCGATGTACCCAGTTCAAGTCCTGAGGACTCGGCAACCCGGCATGAACAGCTCTGGGCAACATATGCCCATCACCTGGAAACCATGCTCCAGACTCTATCCAACAGAAATATCCGATTGATCTTCAACGGCTATCCGACACATCAACGGATCGGAGCCGACACATTTACGGATGATCGGAGTCGCATTCAACTCAGCCGGGCTGAATCCTTGGCGAGGGAAATGGGAATACCCACGGTTTCGCTCCTCCCTTCCTTCAGAGAAACCGGGCTGACGAAGGAAGAACTTTATCATTTACCGTACGACGGACATGCCAATCGGATGGGGTACGTGATTCAAGCTACCGCGCTCCTTCCAGCCTTACGTGAGTCAATCCAAGAAGCTCGCAACAATATCTCTCCGGCCTCACAGCCCTAG
- a CDS encoding phytanoyl-CoA dioxygenase family protein has translation MAHDLTNQLDRDGIVILPEFIAGPQLLGMQQAFETRLRHMAWNDTMGYERTEMYRHMIQDVLLLDQGFLDVALHPLILQVLKEYIGSQFQLVEAKGWLSLPTKNNFHGWHGDAWYDQHAVSTIPREVKLAIYLTDVRSGAFTYIKGSHRKQHPRLVQSHELAQVPRERIMEVPGTAGSAVLFDTSGIHRQATPVLEPRQAVFLNYHDPSIPLQQEDVEYYRYHPLLLNAAFLGNLTPEGQRVLGFGDKRNYQHGFERRRRHAFLEGISRSLLESSLQINQALYYPRRALAKARNLLRH, from the coding sequence ATGGCACATGATCTAACGAACCAACTCGACCGTGACGGCATTGTGATACTCCCGGAATTTATCGCCGGGCCTCAACTACTGGGGATGCAACAAGCCTTTGAAACTCGCTTGCGGCACATGGCATGGAACGACACGATGGGGTATGAACGCACCGAGATGTATCGCCACATGATCCAGGATGTGCTGCTTCTGGACCAAGGATTCCTCGACGTCGCGCTGCACCCGCTTATCCTCCAAGTGCTCAAGGAATATATCGGGTCTCAGTTCCAGCTTGTCGAAGCAAAGGGGTGGCTATCTCTCCCGACCAAGAACAACTTTCACGGGTGGCACGGCGATGCCTGGTATGATCAACACGCGGTCTCAACGATACCCAGAGAAGTGAAGCTTGCCATTTACTTGACCGATGTTCGCTCGGGCGCTTTCACCTATATCAAGGGGAGCCACCGCAAACAACACCCCCGGCTTGTTCAGAGTCATGAACTAGCACAAGTTCCCAGGGAGCGGATCATGGAAGTTCCGGGGACTGCCGGCTCAGCTGTTCTGTTTGACACCTCTGGAATCCACCGGCAGGCCACGCCCGTCTTGGAGCCTCGACAAGCGGTGTTCCTGAATTATCACGACCCCAGTATCCCGCTCCAGCAAGAAGACGTTGAATATTATCGATACCACCCTCTCCTTCTCAATGCCGCTTTTCTGGGAAACCTCACACCGGAGGGCCAACGGGTCTTGGGATTTGGCGACAAGAGGAACTATCAGCACGGCTTCGAACGCCGACGTCGCCATGCCTTCCTAGAAGGCATCAGCCGATCCCTTCTAGAATCCTCACTACAGATAAACCAAGCCCTCTATTATCCTCGGAGGGCTCTGGCCAAGGCCAGGAACCTCTTACGGCACTAG